From one Bos indicus isolate NIAB-ARS_2022 breed Sahiwal x Tharparkar chromosome 16, NIAB-ARS_B.indTharparkar_mat_pri_1.0, whole genome shotgun sequence genomic stretch:
- the AVPR1B gene encoding vasopressin V1b receptor gives MDSRPPWTAAPTPGSTLSAANATTPWLGRDEELAKVEIGVLATVLALATGGNLTVLLTVGQPVRKRSRMQVFVLHLALTDLGVALFQVLPQLLWDITYRFRGPDPLCRAVKYLQVLSMFASTYMLLAMTLDRYLAVCHPLRSLQQPSRSTYPLIAAPWLLAAVLSLPQVFIFSIREVIQGSGVLDCWADFRFPWGPRAYITWTTLAIFILPVAMLTACYGLICHEICRNLKVKTEAGQAEGGSWGTGNRPSARGPVAAPRGLPSRVSSVSAISRAKIRTVKMTFVIVLAYIACWAPFFSVQMWSVWDENAPDEDSTNVAFTISMLLGNLSSCCNPWIYMGFNSHLWLHALRRLACCGGPGPRMRRRLSNGSLSSRHATLLTRSSGPPARGLSPGLSRRPGPKDSLRGAEQVEGDAATETSIF, from the exons ATGGATTCCAGGCCTCCGTGGACGGCTGCTCCTACCCCGGGGAGCACCCTCTCTGCTGCCAACGCCACCACACCCTGGCTGGGCCGGGATGAGGAGCTGGCCAAGGTGGAGATCGGCGTCCTGGCCACTGTCCTGGCGCTGGCGACAGGGGGCAACCTGACGGTGCTCCTGACGGTGGGGCAGCCGGTCCGCAAGCGCTCCCGCATGCAGGTGTTCGTGCTGCACCTGGCCCTGACCGACCTGGGCGTGGCGCTCTTCCAGGTGCTGCCCCAGCTGCTGTGGGACATCACCTACCGCTTCCGGGGCCCCGACCCGCTCTGCCGGGCCGTCAAGTACCTGCAGGTGCTGAGCATGTTTGCCTCCACCTACATGCTGCTGGCCATGACGCTGGACCGCTACCTGGCCGTCTGTCACCCCCTGCGCAGCCTCCAGCAGCCCAGCCGGTCCACCTACCCGCTCATCGCAGCGCCCTGGCTTCTGGCGGCAGTCCTCAGCCTCCCTCAAGTCTTCATTTTTTCCATACGAGAGGTGATCCAGGGCTCTGGAGTGCTGGACTGCTGGGCAGACTTCCGCTTCCCTTGGGGGCCACGGGCCTACATCACCTGGACCACCCTGGCCATCTTCATCCTGCCAGTGGCCATGCTCACAGCCTGCTATGGCCTCATCTGCCACGAGATCTGCAGGAACCTCAAAGTCAAGACGGAGGCTGGGCAGGCTGAAGGAGGGAGCTGGGGCACTGGGAACAGGCCCTCCGCTCGTGGGCCGGTGGCAGCCCCGCGGGGGCTGCCGTCCCGGGTTAGCAGCGTCAGCGCCATCTCACGGGCCAAGATCCGAACTGTGAAGATGACCTTCGTCATTGTGCTGGCCTATATCGCCTGCTGGGCGCCTTTCTTCAGTGTCCAGATGTGGTCTGTGTGGGATGAGAATGCCCCCGATGAAG ATTCGACCAATGTGGCTTTCACCATCTCCATGCTTTTGGGCAACCTCAGCAGCTGCTGCAACCCCTGGATCTACATGGGCTTCAACAGCCACCTGTGGTTGCATGCCCTGCGCCGTCTGGCCTGCTGCGGAGGCCCTGGGCCCAGGATGCGCAGGCGGCTCTCCAACGGCAGTCTGTCCAGCCGCCATGCCACCCTGCTGACCCGCTCCAGTGGCCCGCCTGCCCGCGGCCTCAGCCCCGGACTCAGCAGGAGGCCAGGGCCCAAAGACTCCCTGCGGGGCGCAGAGCAGGTGGAGGGTGATGCTGCCACTGAAACCAGCATCTTTTAA